Genomic segment of Hydractinia symbiolongicarpus strain clone_291-10 chromosome 5, HSymV2.1, whole genome shotgun sequence:
GCTAATTTCAAAAGATCATACAGGAAAATGGAAATCAGAATAAGAATTGTGCTTCGTTCTGGGACCCGAATTCCCGAAATCAGAAATCCCGAATCCTCCCAAATTCGACAATTCCGGAAATACTGATATAATcctacgcatgcgcaatagcgactagcgggaataatgctgacatcaacaaaaatagagatTGCGCAATTGAATACTGTCCCAGAACTTTTAGTTGAAATCTATATACAATAAAGATGAATACACACACCGTGAAAAAATTACACGCTATTGCGAAAACACGTGGACTTACGCGCTATTTCAAGCTACGCAAAGTTAATCTTGTTGTACTCCTGGAGGCATCTCCACAACCTGCTCCTCCAGGAGCATTTACACCAGATGCATTGGATATATTCGAGCGTCAAGAGATGGCAAAAATCCGTCCTATTAAGAGCAAGATTGAACCTCGACTCCCACACCCGAAGCCATGAATGTGTTTGAAAGCCAAGAGATGGCGAGGACACGTCCAGTAGTCAAGAGTAATCTGCGGGAGTAGTCTGACTGGCTTGTGAACTATGTACCAGAGGGTATTAGAAAGCCGGTGCAAAGTATATATGCATCGGTTAAAAATCGCATCCTTGCTCTTTATGATGGAGCAAGAAAGACCCTGATGGGTGAAGTTAAAGAAGAGGCAAGGAAGGATCATGCCGAAGACGAGCAGCAACGGAACCAAGATTTCACCCCtcaggaacataagcatgctcacCATAGAACCTTCCGAAGTTTCTGCATCCCTGGCATAGACGGTACGGATGTCGATGGGTACTTGGGGATGGTGCAATCACACGTGGAAACCATGGTCGAGAAGCAGGTTAAAGACATGGGGTCTGCTAAGGTGCAGTGCTCCCTCTGGATTTTATGGAAGAAGCCAGTGGAGGGTACTAACGAGTTTATCGAAGTTGATAAGGTATTCCATAGCAACATGACACCGGTCTTTCAGGATACTGTGGTGAACGAGGTGATAGATATGATGTTTTTACAAGTCAAAACGCATGTGGAGAACCCAGCGCTGCCGAAAAGTGGCTTCACGATCGGTCAAATCATGCATCTCGACGTGGACTTCCATAAGCTACGACTAACAAAGGGTTCCTCATATATCAAAGCATCTAAGTGGATAGCCAGCAAAAAGGCTATTAATAACCCCGCGAACAAGGACGAGAAGTGCTTCAAATAGAGCATAATCGCCGCTCTACATCATGGGGATATCGGTGATCATCCAGAACGCGTGACCAAGCTAAGACCCTACATGCAGCAGTATAACTGGCAGGGCATCGAGTTTCCAACAAGCATCAAGCATATATCCAAATTTAAGAAGAACAATCCTGACATCGCAGTGAACGTCTTGTACGTGACTAGAAAGACTTTCAATATCCTGCGTCGATCTACACACAACGGAAGCGAGAAACAGGTTAATCTGCTACTCCTCACGAATGATAAAAAGAGTCATTATATAGCCATCAAAAATATCTCACGGCTCCTGGGTAGTGAGACATCAAAGAATCATGCAAAGATGCACTTCTGTATGAACTGTCTGCAAGCCTTTTCAACGGTTGAATCGAGAGACTAGCACTATACCTACTTCAGGGACAACGAAGCGGTCAAGAGCACGATGCCAACCAAAAAGGAAAAGTGGCCATACTACAAGGATGGCCAGCAGCAATTCAAAGTACCCTTCGCCATCTTTGCGGATTTCGAGTGCCTCTTGATCCAAAGGAAAGAGAATGCGAGGGGGACCAAGACTAAAAAGCTGAACAAGCACGTACCATGTGGCTGGTGCACATATAGTACCTTTGCCTACGGACCCGTGCCAGACCCACTAACAGTCTACAGGGGTGAGGACTGCGTGAAGAAGTTCGTCGACCACTTAGAGGATGAGGTAAAGCGACTATACAGCACCTACCCTCAACAGGACATGTTACCACTAACGGAGGTACTAAAGAGGGAGTATGACTCTGCCAAAACTTGTCACATCTGTGCATGAAAACCTTTGACAACGACGAGTATAGCCGCAAAGTCAGGGACCACTGTCACTACACGGGGCTGTATAGAGGTGCAGCGCACGCGATTTGCAACCTCAGATACAAGATACCTAGCCACGTGCCCGTGATCTTCCACAATCTCTCGGGTTATGATGCCCACTTGTTCATCCGAGAACTGGGGGAGAAATATGACACCCAGGATATTGGTTGCATCGCTGAAAACACGGAAAAGTACATCTCTTTCAACGTTAAAATCAGGGTGCCCATTGCAGGCATGGGGCACGATGATCGTGATACGTACAAGAGCTTAGAGATCAGGTTCATCGACAGCTTTCGCTTCATGGCATCCGGGCTggacaaattggcaagcaacgTCATCGGTACACACACGGCAGGTATGAAATGTCAGCAGTGCGCGGATACATGTCTGGAATTTCAGAGCATCAACGCCAAGTATGTGGCAAGcttttggtgtaaaaattgcGATTTGAATACCACGAAGCAGCTAGACAAGGAGTAGCTAAAGGTAAATGTACCATCCATGACCAAATTCATCGACAATGATGATGTCTTCAGGCTGATGCTTCGAAAGAGTGTCTACCAGTTTCTCGACCCTGTGAACCACCTTGCGCTCCGTCAGGAAAGGCAGCTCGATGTGCTTGTCGTGTAGGCCACCATCAACAAAGTCAGGTAGTAATTATTATGATTATACTTCGAGAAATAGATTTGATAATCTTCCTCATGAggttttaaactttgaaaacaaCCACAACGTAACACAAGCACGGTCAACCAGAACAGAAAAAATCGATAATTGGCATAAAGTCCCCAGAGGACCACCATCTACAAAGTCAGGTAGTAATTATTATGATTATACTTCGAGAAATAGATTTGATAATCTTCCTCATGAggttttaaactttgaaaaccCTAACAATACAAACGTTAATACAGACTCTGACAATCAATCAAGTGGAAGGTTTTTGTCACAAACTAATGGGTCAACAAATGCACGTAATACAACGTTTCCTCCCAGAAGGCCAAATCCAGTTGTAAGTCACTATCCGGAAAGggaaaaatacttttataataCTAACAATGATCAACAAGGTATGAGAGAGCCAGCcacgaagaagaaaaaaatcagaatCATCTGCGATAGTATTCCTAAGGGAATTAAGACAAGAGAATTTAATAGACACTTGAAAAATGGTGATGCAAGAATAAAAAGTTTTCCAGGTACAAATGTGAAGAATCTTGGCCATTATGCCCTACCCACCCTAATCGACGAGCGCCCCGATATCGTTATGTTGCACGTAGGAATTAACGATCTTTTTAATATGGACGAAAACGACAATACTGAAGAACAAATTGCTAATAACATCGTAAACATAGCAGATAAATGTAAAGAGCATGGCgtggaaaaagtttttatatcaAGTATCATCGGGTGCAAGCGAGTATGTTTtgagaaaattaataaagtgaATAGAGTCGTAGAAGATAAAGCTATTGCACACGACCATAttaaacaatgaaatgattaaaGAGCTCAACTTGTGGAAAGATGGTCTACACTTAAATGATAATGGGAAAGTATGTTTAGccaataattttttgaattatttaaataattttttatatgtaaacaCGGTTTCTTGGGGTGTTCCGTAACTTTAAGTGATGTCTCAAATAAGGAGCAAGATGGTTTTTCTAATGAATGTGATTTAGAAAATGCTAAACATTTGCGGCTTAAGCATCCAAATAATCCTTTGCTTTGCTATTTAAACTTAAATAGCTTAAGGAACAAGATAGTAGATGTTCGCGAAGTTGTAACAAAAATATCACCAGATTACTTTGTTTTGGCAGAAACTAAATTAAACCTTGAATTTCCGTCTGCTCaatttgatattgaaaattatgaaatacGAAACAGAAGGGACAGGGATAAAAATGGAGGGGGACTTATTGAATACGTCAAAAAAGGGCTGATTTGTAAGCAATTATCGAACCTTGAgccaaagaaaaatgaagttaTTTGTTCTGAGATTACagtgagaaataaaaaatgggccATTTTTAGTGTATATAGACCACCAGAATCTTCTAACTTAGGTAACTTTTTTATTGAGATAGAACGCTCACTTGATTTGGCTTTCAAAACTTATGATAATGTTGTAGTCATGGGCGATATAAATATTGATTGTGATGACTCAAGTTCGACACGTTTTGACAGTTTTACAACTTTTTGCGAAAcctacaatttaaaaaatttaataaaacaaaaaacatgtttcacaAATACTCGTGCATCACGAATAGAtgtgtttttaacaaataaacatgCATGTTTCCATAATTCTAAATCTTTTGAAACTGGACTTAGTGACCACCACCATATGATTTCTACTTTTATGAAGACTTTTTTAGTACGTTTAAAATCGAAGGAGATATCGTGtaggtgttttaaaaaatttgatgagCAAGTTTTTCTTGAAGAAGTGAGGAGCACAGATTTTTGTTGTGATAACATAGATCCAAATGAAAATTATGAGAACCTTGTACTGAAATTTCGAAATATAATTGATAAACATGcacctataaaaattaaattagttcGGGGTAACGAAGCCCcgtttatgaataaaaaattacgaaaaGCAATTTACACAAGATCTCgtcttaaaaacaattttaacaaaaatcgaACAGATGAAAATagggcaaaatataaaaaacaaagaaataagtgTGTTAGTATGAGACGACAGGCGATTAAAGAGCATTTTAATAGTGTTATGGAGGGTAGCATtattcaaaataagaaattttggagCACTGTTAAACCTTTCCTTACTAACAAATTAGGTAAGAGCTCTAATGAAATTATGATTGTTCACGATGATATTATAGTAACGGATGAAAATGAATCAGCGGAAATTTTCAATGAAGAGTACATACATATAGTTGAAAAATATAGTGGAGTTAAACCAGTGTCGCTACGAAATTATCAATCTGAAAATAGAAATGAAATTATCTCAAAGATTCTggaaacatataaaaatcacCATAGTattcttgaaattaaaaattcactaattgatcaaaataatgaaatgttgtttaacTTTAAGGAAGTCTCGGAAAATGAAGTCTCTAAACTTTTCGGGGATCTAAAAGTAGGTGTGGCATCTGGAGAGGACAAGATAACGGCTAAAATGGTGAAGATAGCAAAACCGTATTTGATAAAACCCTTAACAAATGCCATTAACAACAGTATTTGTCTTTCTGTTTTTCCGAGGAGAGCCAAACGCGCTACTGTATCCCCTATTGATAAAGGTGGGAAAGATAAATTATGTGTAAACAACTATAGACCAGTcagcattttaaatatattttcaaaattttatgagAGAATATTTAAATCTCAAATTGTTGATTATATTGATAAAAACTTTCAGAATTTTTATCAGCCTATAGGGAATCATATGGCACACAACATGTACTTATAAGATTATTGGAAGAATGGaaacaaaaattagataaacaTTACGTAGTTGGTGCAGTTTTAATGGATCTATCTAAAGCTTTTGATTGCGTGCCTCATGATTTACTTATTGCTAAATTAAATGCCTATGGCTTTAGCCAGGATGCCTACTTCTAATTTTATCGTACCTTTCTGACAGAGAGCAATCTACCCGCATAAATAATCAGCATAGTCTTTTCCAATTAATTCTGTCTGGAGTACCCCAAGGATCAATTTTAGGACctattttatttaacatttttattaatgactttatttattttattaaaaaagtcagTGTACACAATTATGCTGATGACAATTCCCTTTCTGCTTTCTCAAACTCAATTttaaacttaattaaacttttcgaatgtgaatctaatatagcaCTAGTGTggttgaaaaataacaaaatgatggcgaatccaaaaaaatttcaatcaatcattGTCACCAGAGATAAATGTAACAATtgtgatttagtggtaaaaattggtGACAAGttaattaaccctattcggtccggtttttcgaacatactatgaccggggggggcggattccgccccccctcaataacttttcatagggttgttcaaattgaatcaaacttggcacacttatagtacgtcataaaaggaacaaaatggcgccaaaaaaaatttgcttcgtcagcacattttctgtgacgtcatcagaagcttgaaaattgttaaaaatgttactatctgcttaaaatataattacttttgttctagagcgaatttttacattctgtttgaagtttctgaaagctaaataaaagttatttaacatatcttccggtttttacatggatcggataaaaaattgccaaaaattgcccgaaaatccgtttttttccgattttcgggtaaaatccgacaaaatcgggaaatcggattagtcacgtgttcaaattattcaaaatgagtcttcttgatgaaacaaagttgtgttgcaagtttcaagttctaaggataatcctaacaggagttattatatttttcccattataaggatttcatagagatttttaggggtagtttcgagtaatggccaatatcaaagcctctgaaaggtatgggacctaaaaaattagcatgcaggtgtctaatagataaatgttgaaactcagtaagtatcatagccatataacaaagcaatcaggagttattaaaaaaaacgtcagggggggcggaatccgccccccccccccccccccccccccgcggaccgaatagggttaaaacagaAAGCGAAGTTAAATGACCATTGATAATGGCTTGAATTTCGACTCTCACATTTCTAAACTTATCAAAAAATCATCAGCACAATTGAATGCACTGTTTAGACTTAGCACGTTTTTATCTCACAAAGCCAAATTAGCGCTGGTACAAAGTTTTATATACTCTAACTTTAATTATTGCCCTTTAGTATGGAATTTCTCTTCATATAAATCTTTGTGGAGAATTGAACAAATTCAGAAGAGAGCTTTGCGTTTCTTATTAAATGATAATGATAGTACTTACGACGAACTCCTTTTGAAAGCAGGAAAATACCAAATGAGCGTCTATAGACTTAAAATATTATGTACAGAAATATATAAGACTTTGCACGAACTCAATCCGACATACATTAAAtatatctttaaatttcatggGAGTAGTAGACCAGTGAGATcacaaaatgttaataatttaaCAGTCCCAAATATAGATACCGTTAGTTTTGGAACAAAAAGTCTCTCTTCCCTGGGGCCAAAAATATGGAATAAATTACCCAATCACTTGAAATCCTCGGAGTCTCTtagtacttttaaaaatgcgatcaaaAGTTGGAATGgaagtaaatgtttttgtgaGGTAAGTGAATTGTCCCAAACAcgcttttagttaaattttactcttttttgtatgtataaaaatttaaaaatattttctctcattcaattaatattatttaatattatttctatttGCACTTTAATTTCAGTCGGTTTTGATTAGCACTACTTTTTAGAGCTAtgcatataatttttctttttacgaaacttgtatataatgtaccgactataaataaatttacaaacaaacaaacaaaaggcTCTTTGGATAATCGATGTCAACCTCCAAGATATATCCATAACCAGAAGCCCTGGCTGAGGGGTTATATCGACCACAACGCGAGTCTGAGAACGGCCGCCAAAAACGAATTCGAGAAGGACTTTTACAAGCTCATGAACTTCTCGGTGTTTGGTAAAACTATGGAGAACTTGAGGAACCATCACAACATCCAATTGGTTACCAACGAAGAGAAGTACACAAAGCTCGTCATGAAACCAAACTTCAAGGGCGGGAACTGCTTCAGCAACCACCTCATGGGTGTGGAAATGTGTAAAACAGAGGTAAAGATGAACAAGCCGGTGTATATTGGCCAAGTCATTTTAGACAACTCGAAAATCGTAATGTACGGGTTTTACTACGACTATATGCAGCCCAAATACGGTAGCAAGTTGCAGATCTGCTATATGGACACCGATTTCTTCGTCTATCACATAAGAACGGAGGACTTTTATCGCGACATTGCCGACGATGTCAAAGCACGTTTCGATACGAGTGCCTACAGCAAAGATGATGGCAGACCTCTCCCCATTGGCAAAAACAAGAAGGTGGTAGGCCTCATAAAAGACGAACTAAGCGGAAAAATTATGACAGAACTCATCACCTTGAGAGCGAAGCTGTACTCTTACAAGAGTCTCGCGAAAGATGGCAGCGGTCGCAAAGCTAAAGGTGTAAAGAAGTGCGTAACCACAAAATCCATCAGCTTTGAGGACTATTGGCGCTGCTTGGAGGATGGTGTTGACATATACAAAACCTGGATCTGTATCCAAAACAAGGGACATCAAATCTATACGCAGGAAGCGCTCAATATGGTAGATGACAAACGGATAGTGCAACCAAACCAGATGTCAACGCTCGCCGGGGGTCATTATCGCTTAGCGGCTAAGGAGAGCTTGTAGCATGTCCAAGTTTTGTATAGTGCTACTGTACAAAACAACGTAAAAAATGGATGTAAAGTGCTGTTCACACTGTAATCGCTCTTTTACAATAAACAACTTCAAAATCGACAAACGTAACggacaacaaacaaaaagatGCATAAGATGCATTGATAGTGATAAAGCGTCAAAGGAACGAAAAAAATGCCATCATCAAAAACGATATTGTCGCATATGCGATTTCGCCAGGTGTAAGTATCATACAATTTTAAACAGGATTTACCGTGCTCTAAACCGTGATAGCAAGATAGCCTCCACGGAGTATCTCGGTTGTaatattgtcacatttatagggCACATCCAGGCTCAGTTCACGAAAGGTATGAACTGGGGTAACCG
This window contains:
- the LOC130645912 gene encoding uncharacterized protein LOC130645912, with translation MGNDVSNKEQDGFSNECDLENAKHLRLKHPNNPLLCYLNLNSLRNKIVDVREVVTKISPDYFVLAETKLNLEFPSAQFDIENYEIRNRRDRDKNGGGLIEYVKKGLICKQLSNLEPKKNEVICSEITVRNKKWAIFSVYRPPESSNLGNFFIEIERSLDLAFKTYDNVVVMGDINIDCDDSSSTRFDSFTTFCETYNLKNLIKQKTCFTNTRASRIDVFLTNKHACFHNSKSFETGLSDHHHMISTFMKTFLVRLKSKEISCRCFKKFDEQVFLEEVRSTDFCCDNIDPNENYENLVLKFRNIIDKHAPIKIKLVRGNEAPFMNKKLRKAIYTRSRLKNNFNKNRTDENRAKYKKQRNKCVSMRRQAIKEHFNSVMEGSIIQNKKFWSTVKPFLTNKLGKSSNEIMIVHDDIIVTDENESAEIFNEEYIHIVEKYSGEVSENEVSKLFGDLKVGVASGEDKITAKMVKIAKPYLIKPLTNAINNSICLSVFPRRAKRATVSPIDKEFLSAYRESYGTQHVLIRLLEEWKQKLDKHYVVGAVLMDLSKAFDCVPHDLLIAKLNAYGFSQDAYF